GTGCGGTATAATATCCCCCATGAATTTGCTCGCTGAACTCGATCAACTCAACCTGGAACCGGCCGCTAAAGCCCAAGTCGCGGCAATGCTTCAGACGCTTGTCGAGCAAGCGGCGCAGGATGCTCAAACCATTGCGAATCAGCAGCAACTCCTGCAAACGAAGGACGCCAGCCTGCAAGCCAAAGAGGTCAAAATCGCCGCGCTGACGCACGAGTTGGCCTATTACAAGCGCATCCGTTTCAGTACCAAGAGCGAAGCCTTGGCTCCGCTGCAGCGGGATGTCTTCGAGGAAACCTGGAACACGGATATTTCGGCGATTGAAGCCGAAGTCGAGCAACTGCAGGATGACAGCCCTTGTGCAACGGTGGCTCGTCCGAAACGCCTGCGTGCCGGTCGTCAGCTGTTGCCCGCTCACTTGCCCCGCGTCGAGCACCGGCATGAACCCGAGTCCTGCACCTGCGGGCACTGCGGCCGGGACTTGGTCAAGATCGGCGAGGATGTGACCGAGCAACTGGACGTCGAGCCGGCCAAGTTCTTCGTGCATCGGCACATCCGCCCGCAATATGCCTGCCGGCGCTGTGAAACCGTGACCGCGGCGCCGATTCCGCCGGCGGTGATCGATGGCGGCATGGCGGCGGTCGGTTTGTTGAGTTGGGTGATGATCAGTAAATTTCTGGATCACCTGCCGCTGTACCGGTTGGAACAGATCGCTGCCCGCGACGGCGTAACCTTGTCCCGCTCCACCCTGGCCGACTGGGTCGGACGCCTCGGCGTCGCCTTAGAGCCTTTGGCAGACCGTCTGGCCTGGCACCTCTTGCAACGCGATTGCCTGCATGCGGATGAGACGCCGGTGCCGCAATTGGATCCCGGCAACGGCAAAACGAAAAAGGCCTATTTGTGGGCGTATCGCAGCAACGACTTGCAGCCGGGACCGAAGATCCTCGTCTTCGACTATCAAGCCGGCCGCAGCGGCCGGCATGCGCAGCAGTTTCTGCAAGACTGGCAAGGCCACCTCGTCGTCGACGACTATGCCGGCTACAAAGCCCTGTTTGCGGCCGCCCGCGCGCATCCCGAGGATCAACGCCTGCTTGAACCGTGCATCGAGCTCGCCTGTTGGGCGCATGCACGGCGGAAATTCTTCGACTTGTTCCAGGCCAGCCAGAGCCCGATCGCGCACGAAGCCTTGAACCGCATCGCGGTGCTGTATGCGATTGAAGCCGAAGGGAGTGACCTAACGCCCGATGGGCGCCAAGCCCTGCGTGTCGAAAAAACGCTGCCGACCTTGGCAGCCTTCCACGACTGGCTTCAGCAAACCCGTTTGCGCACCGCGCCCGGCAGTGCCACCGCCAAAGCGATCGACTACAGTTTGAAGCGATGGGCTGCGCTCACGCGCTACGCCGAGACTGGTGATCTGCCGATCGACAATAACCCGATCGAAAACAGCATTCGTCCGATTGCATTGGGCAAAAAAAACTGGTTGTTCGTAGGCTCCGAACGCGCCGGCCAGCGTGCCGCCATCATTCAAACCTTGCTCGGCACCGCCAAGCTCAACGGGTTCGATCCAGCGGTATGGCTAAAAGAAACCCTGGAAAAGCTCCCAACTTGGCCCAACAGTCGCATCGACGAGCTTCTGCCTCTTCGCTTCGCGGATTAAATCATAACGTTTTAGTCCTGGCTATGTGGTTCCGCTGGCCGCTTACCTTTTTCGTGGCTGCCTTTCAGCTCGATCGCATAGCCGGCGGCTAACGCGCGATTTTTGACATCAACCAGATTCGCGATCAAATAAGAGAACAAAAAGCTGGGCTTGCTGTGCCGGCCGACAACCACCCAATCGGCGCCGGCCTGCTCGCCGAGCCTGGCGGCAAGCTCGGGAAAACGGAACAGATAACCCAAACCCGCATCGGCGGCCGCCTGGTCTTCGGCATCGACCCGAACCATTTCGTAATCGCCCGTCCGCTTCAGCGCCTGTTCCAGCAAAGGCCGGAAGGAGGCGGTACGCCGCCGCTCTTCGGGAGTATAGGGCAAAGAGGTCAGATCGTTCAGTTCGAAATCCAAAACGGCGATCCGTTCCGCAGCCTGTGCCGTATAACCGGCGAGCAGCTTAAAAACCAACACTACGAATATTGTCGAGCGATACATGCGATTTCTCCCAAAACCCGCTATTACTGCATTCGACGGCTGTGCAAATCGATAAAGTCCTGCATGCTCAAAGTAGCCACCCCATTCAGGTCATCGTCCAGAATCTCATAGAGCACGCCATCGCTGCCGCGAATGCTAAAAAAGACGATCGCGTCTTCGTCGCCGCCGCCTTCCCGGTGCGGCTCGTCGCTGGCAGGACTGACGGTATAGCGGCCGACCGGCCTGATTTCCTTCAGGCTTCCGTCGGCCTCGTACAGGCGGTGTTCGCCCTGAATCACCAGCATGTGGTTCAACACCTTATGCCGGTGCAGAACGATCTGCGCCTGCGCGGCGAATTTGAAGAGTACATCGATAATCCTGTTCTGCCGGTCGATGTCCAGGATCGCATACTGCAAATGCGCGATATTTTCCAGGGTTTGCCATGCAATGGCGCGGTCGAAAAGAAGCGGGTTCATGCGGTTTTTCCTTAGGGTCAGTGTGTAGAATCGCACGGGAGAACGGCTCCCTGCACTCGCCCTTACTCGTGAGGCATTCGGGGCAGGCCTCAGTCTATGACAAAAAAAATCCGCCGTAAGCCGAAATCCGCCCGGAAAGCACGGGCAATTTGCCTGCTTTCGTTCCGGCGGCTTTTCACCGCGCCGGCCGTCACCTAAAATGCAGCCATCTTCGGACAAAAGGCCGGCAGGCTTGCCCATGAATCTACAAAGCCATTTGCTGTTCCGTATCGCGGCCGTCGCGCTGGCATGCCTCCTGGCCGACTCCGTCTACGTGCTGCAGAAAAGCCATCGGCAAACCCTGCAGACGATTCAGACCACCGCCGAATCGCTGGGCAGACAGTTGGAATTTCAGTTGTTGCGCATCGATGCCGGCTTCGGCCAACCCCGGACGTTTCCGGACTTCTCGCTCTGGAAAGAGACTGCCGGCGTTCCCGGCTTGTGTATCCGTTTCGAACCCGCAGACAATACCGCCGTTAAAAGTTTGTGCAACGGCGCGAAACTGTCCCCGCACGGCTCGCCGGAGAGCTTCGCCAGCCTGTACCGGGCGTTGTTCGCTCCCGGCCTCGAGATAGCGCGGCCGGTAGCCTTCAAGGGCCGCATCCAGGGCACGCTGGCCGTATCGTCCAGCGCCGAAATGGACATTGCGCAGGCCTGGAGCGATGTCAGGAATCTGCTGGGACTTTCCGCGCTGACCATCCTGGCCGTCTGCCTGCCCGTTTACCTGAGCGTCAATCGGGCATTGCGGCCGGCCGGCGTCATCGTCGCCGGATTGGAAACCCTGAGGGAGGGCAACTTGGCTCATCGCCTGCCCATGTTCGAACCGAGAGAATGGGCGCAGACCGCCGCCGCGATCAACCAGCTGGCGGCCGCTCAACAGCAGTTGCTAGCGGAGCGCCAAAAGCTCGCCGTCCAGCTGATCGATCTACAGGAACAAGAACGCCGCGACTTGGCCCGCGAACTGCACGACGAATTCGGCCAATGCCTGGCCGCGATCAACGCGGTCGCCGCCTCGATCATCCATACGGCGGAGCGGGAATGTCCGGAACTGATCGAAGAAGCCACCCGCATCGTCCGGATCAGCGAACACATGATGACTCATGTGCGCAGCCTGCTCGGAAGCCTCAGGCCCGCCGAGTTCGACGAACTGGGGCTTGCCGCCAGCCTGAACAGTATGATAGCGGGATGGAACAAACATGGCGCCGGCAAAATCCGTTACGAATCGAACATCAGCGGCGACTGCGGGACCTTGCCGGAGCCGCAGGCGATCGCGCTGTTCCGGATCGCCCAGGAATGCCTGACCAATAGCGCGAAACATTCGGCGGCCAATCATGTGGAAGTTACGCTGACGGTGGCCGAAGAGCGGGCGACTTTAACCGTCCGCGACGACGGCATCGCCGACACGCTGCCTTTTCCGGAAGGCCCCGGCATCGGCCTGCTCGGAATTCGCGAACGGGTCGCCGCCTTGCAGGGACAACTGACGCTGTCCATCGCCGAACCTCATGGATTGAAGATTGAAGTCGTATTGCCGATGCCCAGGGCGGCCGAGCCAAGCTGCGCGGCAATGGCAGCGAGCGCGGCTGGCTCCTTTTCGCCTTGGCGGGAAAGCTGAAAGGGAATAAGGATTGCGTCAAAAACAACTACCCCCTTTCAAAAAGGGGGATCGAGGGGGATTTGTCGGATCAATCTCCCCCTCCTCTCTTTTTCAAAGAGGGGAGTGAATCATCCGCTTTTCAAAATAATCAACATTCGGGAAGTTATTTCCTACCGGACCCTAGATAGTGTCGTCACAAGATAAGTCTTTGTCAGGTATAATACGGAGATTGTCGTTGCTGATGAGATTAAAGAGCCATGTCCCAACCTGCCCACCGCCGCCATGACATTTCCGATACGGTTTGGAGCTTACTGGAACCCCATCTGCCCGGCCGTGCCGGGGCCTGGGGCGGAAAAGCGCGAGACAACCGCTTGTTTATCAATGCGGTCTTCTGGATTTTGCGTACCGGTGCGCCATGGCGCGACCTGCCACCTGACTATGGCGATTGGAAGAACACCCATCGCCGGTTTTGCCGTTGGCGAGATCACGGCGTCTGGGAAGCCCTGTTGGAACAGTTGGTCACCGAACCCGACTATGAATGGTTGATGATTGATGCCAGCCACATCAAAGTCCATCCGCATGCGACCGGCGCGCAAGGCGGCAATCAGGGCATGGCGGTCACAAAAGGGGGCTCAACAGTAAGATACATCTGGCCGTGGATGCGCATGGTATGCCGGTCAGAATCCTTATTACAGCAGGTACCACAGCAGATTGTTCGCAGGCTTCAGCCTTGATCGAAGGCGTGGATGCTCAGTACTTATTGGCGGACAAAGGCTACGATAGCGATGCTATCGTAGCCCAAGCCGAAGCAAATCAGATGACGGTGGTCATTCCGCCACGCCGCAATCGAAAACAACCCCGCGACTACGATCGCGACCTGTACAAACTGCGGCATTTAGTAGAAAACGCGTTCTTGCACCTCAAGCGCTGGCGAGGTATTGCCACACGCTATGCCAAGAACACCGCATCGTTCCTGGCCGCTGTGCAGATCCGGTGCATCGCCCTGTGGACAGCTATCTTATGACGACACTATCTAAGCTTTTAACTCAACAAAATGACGGAGGAGGCCGGAAATCGATGATCAACATCCTGCTGGTAGACGACCATGCGATCGTCCGCGAGGGCTACCGCGCGCTGTTGGCCAAGCAAACCGGCCTGCAGGTGATCGCGGAAGCGGCGGACGGCGCGGAGGCCTATCTCCGCTTCAAGGAATGCAAGCCGGACCTGATGGTGACCGACCTGTCGCTGCCGGGCATCGGCGGCCTGGCATTGATCGGGCGGGTCAGGCAGCGCTGTCCGGACGCCAAAATCCTGGTGTTCAGCATGCATCAGAACCCGAGCTTCGCGGTCCAGGCCAGCCGCGCCGGCGCCCTGGGCTACGTCACCAAAAGCAGCCCGCCGGACGTGCTGCTGCGCGCGATCTTCGAGGTCCATGCGGGCCGCCATGCGTTGAGCCCGGATATCGCCCAAGCGCTGGCGCTGGAAAAACTCGGCAGCGAGCGGATGGCGCTGGAGGCGCTCACGGTGCGGGAGTTCGAAATTCTGCGCCTTTTGGTCGAAGGCCGGCCGATCGAGGCGATTGCGCAGACGCTCAACATCAGCCAGAAAACGGTCTGCAACAGCCATTACCTGATCAAACGCAAACTCGGCGCGGCCAGCGACATCGAGCTGACGCGGCTGGCGATCCGGCTGAACGTGATCGATCTGCTGGAGTTGACGGACGCGGGGAAAGCCGAAAGTCAATAGCTGACTTTATGATGCAGGCCGATTTTGGCCAACGCCGCGCCCAGGAAAAGCATATTGATGCCCAGGAACAGGCCCAGCAGCCATTGCGAAGTTTCGGGCCAGGCGATCACGACGATCAACGCAAAAGCCAATCCCGTAATGCCGTTGAACAAAATCATCCTCCAACTGGGTAAAGGGCGCATCCTGAAAGCCAAAGAAATTTTGGCAATGCCTTCCAGGGCAAAATACAACGTGATCAGCATCGTTAAGGTGAGTATCCCCGAGGCAGGCCGGACAATGAACAGATAGCCCAACACCGCCTGTAAAATACCGATAAACAGCCACAATCCGAAACCGGGCATTCCGGAAAACAGCAGAGCGCGGCTGATATGCACGATCCCGCCGAACAGAATCAGCCAGCCCAAAAAAATCACCACGGCCACGGAGAAAAACCGGGGGACGACTATGGCGCAAAATCCAAGCAGGATGAAAATTATCCCTTCCGCCAGGAACAGTTTCCAATGCCTGTGGAAATAGTGCTGCATTCGTTCCTGAATGAGCCGGATTTCAATATCGATGTGTTCTTTCGTATTCATGATCTTCTCCAACTGCAAGCCATAACGAATCCTCTGCGCGAACAAAGTTCGCGTATTTATCGATAGACCATGAATTCCGCGAGTCGTTTTGGATAGCGATGCGGGCAAAGAGCCTGCCGGCCGCCGTGTAGGTCGGGCACGCTTTTTGTGCCCGAACTTTTTCGATGCGGCAGTATGAGGTCACGGTTACGGATCATCGAACGGCCTCTTCGCCGCCCAAATGTCGGGCAACGGTGAAGCGGTTGCCCGACCTACCAGGCTTGCCGACTGTCGGGAAGATTCGGCAAGGTAACCGCCCCGGTCGGCAAAAGTCCGGAGGCGGCAAACTTTGAATATCGGCCTGAAGCAGGCCGGATAATAATAAGGAAGGGATACCGGATGAGGAATTTAGGCCTACCGGAACAGCAACAGCAGGCTTACCATGCCCCAGGCCAGGCCGCCTGCGGCCGGAATCGTCAGAATCCAAGCCCAGACGATCCGCTCGATCACGGAATGTTTCAGTGCGTGAGGATTTTTCGCATAACCTACGCCCATGATCGCGGTAGAAATGCTGTGCGTGGTGG
The genomic region above belongs to Methylomicrobium agile and contains:
- the tnpC gene encoding IS66 family transposase, producing MNLLAELDQLNLEPAAKAQVAAMLQTLVEQAAQDAQTIANQQQLLQTKDASLQAKEVKIAALTHELAYYKRIRFSTKSEALAPLQRDVFEETWNTDISAIEAEVEQLQDDSPCATVARPKRLRAGRQLLPAHLPRVEHRHEPESCTCGHCGRDLVKIGEDVTEQLDVEPAKFFVHRHIRPQYACRRCETVTAAPIPPAVIDGGMAAVGLLSWVMISKFLDHLPLYRLEQIAARDGVTLSRSTLADWVGRLGVALEPLADRLAWHLLQRDCLHADETPVPQLDPGNGKTKKAYLWAYRSNDLQPGPKILVFDYQAGRSGRHAQQFLQDWQGHLVVDDYAGYKALFAAARAHPEDQRLLEPCIELACWAHARRKFFDLFQASQSPIAHEALNRIAVLYAIEAEGSDLTPDGRQALRVEKTLPTLAAFHDWLQQTRLRTAPGSATAKAIDYSLKRWAALTRYAETGDLPIDNNPIENSIRPIALGKKNWLFVGSERAGQRAAIIQTLLGTAKLNGFDPAVWLKETLEKLPTWPNSRIDELLPLRFAD
- a CDS encoding sensor histidine kinase; protein product: MNLQSHLLFRIAAVALACLLADSVYVLQKSHRQTLQTIQTTAESLGRQLEFQLLRIDAGFGQPRTFPDFSLWKETAGVPGLCIRFEPADNTAVKSLCNGAKLSPHGSPESFASLYRALFAPGLEIARPVAFKGRIQGTLAVSSSAEMDIAQAWSDVRNLLGLSALTILAVCLPVYLSVNRALRPAGVIVAGLETLREGNLAHRLPMFEPREWAQTAAAINQLAAAQQQLLAERQKLAVQLIDLQEQERRDLARELHDEFGQCLAAINAVAASIIHTAERECPELIEEATRIVRISEHMMTHVRSLLGSLRPAEFDELGLAASLNSMIAGWNKHGAGKIRYESNISGDCGTLPEPQAIALFRIAQECLTNSAKHSAANHVEVTLTVAEERATLTVRDDGIADTLPFPEGPGIGLLGIRERVAALQGQLTLSIAEPHGLKIEVVLPMPRAAEPSCAAMAASAAGSFSPWRES
- a CDS encoding response regulator, whose translation is MINILLVDDHAIVREGYRALLAKQTGLQVIAEAADGAEAYLRFKECKPDLMVTDLSLPGIGGLALIGRVRQRCPDAKILVFSMHQNPSFAVQASRAGALGYVTKSSPPDVLLRAIFEVHAGRHALSPDIAQALALEKLGSERMALEALTVREFEILRLLVEGRPIEAIAQTLNISQKTVCNSHYLIKRKLGAASDIELTRLAIRLNVIDLLELTDAGKAESQ
- a CDS encoding DUF3280 domain-containing protein; this encodes MYRSTIFVVLVFKLLAGYTAQAAERIAVLDFELNDLTSLPYTPEERRRTASFRPLLEQALKRTGDYEMVRVDAEDQAAADAGLGYLFRFPELAARLGEQAGADWVVVGRHSKPSFLFSYLIANLVDVKNRALAAGYAIELKGSHEKGKRPAEPHSQD
- a CDS encoding IS5 family transposase, translated to MSQPAHRRHDISDTVWSLLEPHLPGRAGAWGGKARDNRLFINAVFWILRTGAPWRDLPPDYGDWKNTHRRFCRWRDHGVWEALLEQLVTEPDYEWLMIDASHIKVHPHATGAQGGNQGMAVTKGGSTVRYIWPWMRMVCRSESLLQQVPQQIVRRLQP
- a CDS encoding HdeD family acid-resistance protein — translated: MNTKEHIDIEIRLIQERMQHYFHRHWKLFLAEGIIFILLGFCAIVVPRFFSVAVVIFLGWLILFGGIVHISRALLFSGMPGFGLWLFIGILQAVLGYLFIVRPASGILTLTMLITLYFALEGIAKISLAFRMRPLPSWRMILFNGITGLAFALIVVIAWPETSQWLLGLFLGINMLFLGAALAKIGLHHKVSY